One segment of Triticum aestivum cultivar Chinese Spring chromosome 2A, IWGSC CS RefSeq v2.1, whole genome shotgun sequence DNA contains the following:
- the LOC123186740 gene encoding NAC domain-containing protein 30-like produces the protein MLAMVHQHQEVSCVPPGFRFHPTEEELVGYYLAQKVAAQKIDLDIIPEVDLYRIEPWDLQERCGGGRGGGGGLPDQQDQSSSDWYFFSFKDRKYPSGTRTNRATAAGFWKATGRDKPVMSSRSRGVIGMRKTLVFYRGRAPNGRKTDWIIHEYRLQTSEHAPTQEEGWVVCRAFQKPTPNQRPSYIFPAYSAAPGLGDYYDARSLLHDQGGGFGFPGQGAQHSSYDPLDSKQSIFSNIPQLIESPPTTTAVAGCGDAGYDVVQQGQAATGIDWNFLDSLL, from the exons ATGCTAGCAATGGTCCACCAGCATCAGGAGGTGTCGTGCGTTCCGCCGGGGTTCAGGTTCCACCCAacggaggaggagctggtggggtACTACTTGGCCCAGAAGGTGGCCGCCCAGAAGATCGACCTCGACATCATCCCGGAGGTGGATCTCTACCGGATAGAGCCATGGGACCTCCAAG agaggtgcggcggcggcaggggtgGAGGCGGAGGACTGCCGGATCAGCAGGACCAGTCGTCGTCGGACTGGTACTTCTTCAGCTTCAAGGACCGCAAGTACCCCAGCGGCACGCGCACCAACCGCGCCACGGCGGCCGGGTTCTGGAAGGCCACCGGCAGGGACAAGCCGGTGATGTCGTCGCGGAGCCGTGGCGTGATCGGCATGAGGAAGACGCTCGTCTTCTACAGGGGGCGGGCACCCAACGGTAGGAAAACCGACTGGATCATCCATGAGTACCGCCTCCAGACAAGCGAGCACGCGCCCACACAG GAGGAAGGTTGGGTGGTGTGCCGGGCGTTCCAGAAGCCGACCCCAAACCAGAGGCCATCCTACATCTTCCCCGCATACTCCGCGGCTCCAGGTCTTGGTGACTACTACGACGCGCGGTCCTTGCTGCACGACCAAGGCGGCGGCTTCGGCTTCCCCGGCCAGGGTGCCCAGCACTCCTCCTATGACCCACTGGATAGCAAGCAGAGCATCTTCAGCAACATCCCGCAGCTCATCGAGAGCCCGCCGACAACCACCGCCGTTGCTGGTTGCGGCGACGCTGGCTATGACGTCGTCCAGCAGGGACAGGCCGCAACCGGCATCGACTGGAACTTTCTGGATAGCTTGCTGTGA